A stretch of the Fusobacterium varium genome encodes the following:
- a CDS encoding putative gamma-glutamyl ligase, translating to MERLVGTISRGLRAPIIHQGDKIEDFVVDAVLAAVESDGITLRNKDIVAVTESIVARAQGNYATTDDIAADVKNKYGDNTIGVIFPILSRNRFSVCLKGIAKGAKKIVLMFSYPSDEVGNHFIDMELLDEKRVNPWSDILNEAEFTEKFGKPLHEFTGVNYIEYYSELIKEQGAEVEVIFANNPTAILNYTDCVLNCDIHTRFRTRKLLKKAGAKIVFGMDEILTSSLNGSGYNEDYGLLGSNKATEDTIKLFPRDCKDTVLTIQKMFLDKTGKNIEVMVYGDGAFKDPVGKIWELADPVVSPGYTHGLEGTPNEIKLKYLADNDLAGLTGEELTKAVAEAIKNKDSDLKGQMITQGTTPRRLTDLIGSLCDLTSGSGDKGTPIILIQGYFDNYIDN from the coding sequence ATGGAAAGATTAGTTGGAACTATTTCTAGAGGACTTCGTGCACCTATTATTCATCAAGGTGACAAAATTGAAGATTTCGTGGTTGATGCAGTGTTAGCTGCTGTTGAAAGCGATGGTATTACATTAAGAAACAAGGACATTGTTGCTGTTACAGAATCTATAGTTGCCAGAGCTCAAGGGAATTATGCTACTACTGATGATATTGCAGCAGATGTAAAAAATAAATATGGAGATAATACTATTGGTGTTATTTTCCCAATTTTAAGTCGTAACAGATTTTCTGTATGCTTAAAAGGAATAGCTAAAGGAGCTAAAAAAATTGTTCTTATGTTTAGTTATCCATCTGATGAAGTTGGAAATCACTTCATAGATATGGAACTTTTGGATGAAAAAAGAGTAAATCCTTGGAGCGATATTCTTAATGAAGCTGAATTTACTGAAAAATTTGGAAAACCTCTTCATGAATTTACTGGTGTAAATTATATTGAATATTATTCTGAGTTAATTAAAGAACAAGGAGCAGAAGTAGAAGTAATATTTGCTAATAATCCTACTGCTATTTTAAATTACACTGATTGTGTTTTAAACTGTGATATCCATACTCGTTTCAGAACTAGAAAATTATTAAAAAAAGCTGGAGCTAAAATAGTATTTGGTATGGATGAAATCCTTACTTCTTCTCTAAATGGAAGTGGATATAATGAAGATTATGGATTATTAGGATCTAATAAAGCTACTGAGGATACTATAAAACTTTTCCCTCGTGATTGTAAGGACACTGTTCTTACTATTCAAAAAATGTTTCTAGATAAAACTGGAAAAAATATTGAGGTAATGGTATATGGAGATGGAGCATTTAAAGACCCAGTTGGAAAAATATGGGAACTTGCTGACCCTGTAGTTTCTCCTGGATATACTCATGGTTTAGAAGGAACTCCTAATGAAATAAAATTAAAATACCTTGCTGATAATGATCTTGCTGGACTTACTGGTGAAGAATTAACTAAAGCAGTTGCTGAAGCTATAAAAAATAAAGATTCTGATCTTAAAGGACAGATGATAACTCAAGGAACTACTCCTAGAAGACTTACAGACCTTATAGGTTCACTATGTGACCTGACTTCTGGAAGTGGAGATAAGGGAACTCCTATCATTTTAATTCAAGGATATTTTGATAACTACATAGATAACTAA
- a CDS encoding long-chain fatty acid--CoA ligase — protein sequence MEFVRDYNKTAIIYEGINISYKEMITKAKIFSSQVLIENEDRVIIYMENRPEFLYSFLGVWDKSGTCVCLDSSLSGDELVYYIEDSDSKYIYTSQNNLSNVKKALEITGKNLKIVVVDEVEDYKVKDELVLNSPEPENIALMLYTSGTTGKPKGVMLKFDNILVNIEGLDKYNMFIKEDIVLALLPLHHIFPLLGSGVVPLAKGATIIFLKEMSSQAMIDAFQTHKVTMMIGVPRLWEMLHQKIMEKINAGKITKFIFKLCEKVNSISFSKKIFKKVHDNFGGNVRFFVSGGSKLDPRVSKDFLTLGLKVCEGYGMTETSPMISFTPLNEIRPGSAGRILPGIEAKIADDGEIIARGRNVMKGYYNKPEETAETIDNEGWIHTGDLGEIKDDFLYVTGRKKEMIVLSNGKNINPIEIEQQIMNKTNLIQEIVIAEIDSVLTAIIYPNFQKIHDEKVTNIKETLKWGVIDSYNGKAPNYRKILDIRIVQEEMPKTKIGKIRRFMIADMLKEKETESLQIEEPKYEEYTSIKDYLIKAKNRPVSPTAHIELDLGMDSLDMVELLTYLESNFGVKGAENIILDNPTVEKLAEFVKENRSDEKIEEINWKDYLNKDVEAELPKSNIVTMIGKFFTWLPFKLYLRIQKNGLENLTTEPVIYAGNHQSLLDAFVFNHSVPSRILKSIYYLAKVKHFSKGYMKKLGENSNVILVDINKNLGEVLQTMAKVLRDGKSVVIFPEGARTRDGKMLEFKKAFAILAKEMNIPVIPFGIRGAFEAFPANTKFPKASKIEIKFFNRISPEKMTYDEIVEKTRESLVQWVEDKK from the coding sequence TTGGAATTTGTAAGGGATTATAATAAGACGGCGATAATATATGAAGGAATAAATATAAGCTATAAAGAAATGATAACTAAAGCTAAGATTTTTTCTTCACAGGTTTTAATTGAAAATGAAGATAGAGTCATTATTTATATGGAAAATAGACCAGAATTTCTTTATTCATTTTTGGGAGTTTGGGATAAATCAGGAACATGTGTATGTCTTGATTCAAGTTTGTCAGGAGATGAACTTGTTTACTATATAGAAGATTCTGATTCAAAATATATTTATACATCACAAAACAATCTTTCAAATGTAAAAAAAGCTTTGGAAATAACTGGAAAAAATTTAAAAATAGTAGTTGTAGATGAGGTTGAAGATTATAAAGTAAAAGATGAACTTGTCCTCAATTCACCAGAACCCGAAAATATAGCTTTAATGCTGTATACCTCTGGAACTACTGGAAAACCTAAAGGAGTAATGCTGAAGTTTGATAATATACTTGTTAATATAGAGGGATTAGATAAATATAATATGTTTATCAAAGAGGATATTGTATTAGCACTTCTTCCATTACATCATATATTCCCATTATTAGGTTCAGGAGTTGTTCCGCTAGCTAAAGGAGCTACAATTATATTTCTTAAAGAAATGTCTTCACAAGCTATGATAGATGCTTTTCAGACTCATAAAGTGACTATGATGATTGGAGTACCTAGATTATGGGAAATGCTTCATCAAAAGATAATGGAAAAAATAAATGCAGGAAAAATAACTAAATTTATTTTTAAATTGTGTGAAAAAGTAAACAGTATATCTTTCAGTAAAAAAATATTTAAAAAGGTGCATGATAATTTTGGAGGAAATGTAAGATTTTTTGTATCAGGTGGTTCAAAACTTGATCCAAGAGTTTCAAAAGATTTTCTTACACTTGGGTTAAAAGTGTGCGAAGGGTATGGGATGACTGAAACTTCTCCAATGATCTCGTTTACACCATTAAATGAGATAAGACCAGGATCAGCAGGAAGAATACTTCCAGGAATAGAGGCTAAAATAGCAGATGATGGAGAGATTATTGCCAGAGGCAGAAATGTAATGAAGGGATATTACAATAAACCTGAAGAAACTGCCGAAACAATTGATAATGAAGGATGGATACATACAGGAGATTTAGGTGAAATAAAAGATGATTTTCTTTATGTAACTGGAAGAAAAAAAGAAATGATTGTTTTATCAAATGGAAAAAATATTAATCCAATAGAAATAGAGCAGCAGATAATGAATAAAACAAATCTTATTCAGGAAATAGTTATAGCAGAGATTGATTCTGTACTTACAGCAATAATATATCCTAATTTTCAAAAAATACATGATGAAAAAGTAACAAATATAAAAGAAACATTGAAATGGGGAGTCATTGATTCATATAATGGAAAAGCTCCCAACTATAGAAAAATACTTGATATAAGAATTGTACAGGAAGAAATGCCTAAAACAAAAATAGGTAAAATAAGAAGATTTATGATAGCTGATATGTTAAAGGAGAAGGAAACAGAAAGTCTTCAAATAGAAGAACCTAAATATGAAGAATATACTTCCATAAAAGATTATCTGATAAAAGCTAAAAATAGACCAGTATCTCCAACAGCTCATATAGAACTTGATTTGGGAATGGATTCTTTGGATATGGTAGAGCTTTTAACTTATTTAGAGAGCAATTTTGGAGTAAAAGGAGCAGAGAATATAATTCTTGATAATCCAACTGTAGAAAAGCTAGCTGAATTTGTAAAAGAAAATAGAAGTGATGAAAAGATTGAAGAAATTAACTGGAAAGATTATTTGAATAAAGATGTAGAAGCAGAGCTGCCTAAATCAAATATAGTAACAATGATTGGGAAATTTTTTACATGGCTTCCTTTCAAATTATATTTAAGAATACAAAAAAATGGATTGGAAAATCTAACAACAGAGCCAGTTATTTATGCTGGAAACCATCAAAGTCTTTTAGATGCTTTTGTATTTAATCATTCAGTTCCATCAAGAATACTTAAAAGTATATATTATCTTGCAAAAGTAAAGCATTTTTCTAAAGGATATATGAAAAAACTTGGAGAAAATTCCAATGTTATTCTTGTAGACATCAATAAAAACCTTGGTGAAGTACTTCAGACAATGGCTAAAGTCCTGAGAGATGGGAAAAGTGTTGTTATATTTCCAGAAGGAGCAAGAACAAGAGATGGAAAGATGCTGGAATTTAAAAAAGCATTTGCTATTTTAGCTAAAGAAATGAATATACCAGTTATTCCATTTGGAATAAGAGGAGCTTTTGAAGCATTTCCAGCTAATACTAAATTCCCTAAAGCATCTAAAATAGAAATTAAATTTTTTAATAGAATTTCACCAGAAAAAATGACTTATGATGAAATAGTAGAAAAAACAAGAGAGAGCCTTGTACAATGGGTGGAAGATAAAAAATAA